A section of the Amblyomma americanum isolate KBUSLIRL-KWMA chromosome 2, ASM5285725v1, whole genome shotgun sequence genome encodes:
- the LOC144119303 gene encoding uncharacterized protein LOC144119303 — MSSLAALFALLAALAVVTAVPKVGYGGGYGAIGYGGVGYGGVGYGGVGGVGIGSSVALLSGGPGFAKAVAGPAFLVKTVHHVHKVSGGGALLAHSGLGYGHGGGYGGYGGYGYKG, encoded by the exons ATGAGCTCTTTG GCTGCTCTCTTCGCTCTCCTCGCTGCACTGGCCGTGGTTACAGCCGTTCCAAAGGTCGGATACGGTGGCGGCTACGGAGCCATTGGTTACGGCGGAGTCGGTTACGGAGGCGTTGGCTATGGAGGCGTCGGAGGCGTGGGCATCGGCAGCAGCGTGGCTCTTCTGAGTGGAGGCCCCGGATTCGCTAAGGCTGTGGCTGGGCCGGCCTTCCTTGTGAAGACAGTGCACCACGTCCACAAAGTTAGCGGCGGAGGTGCCCTACTCGCCCACTCTGGCCTCGGCTACGGACACGGAGGGGGCTACGGCGGATACGGCGGATACGGCTACAAAGGCTGA